The Streptosporangiales bacterium sequence GCCGCCGCAACCTCTGGCTGCGCACCCTCGACCGCGTGGGTATGGGCTTCGACTCCTAGCGGCCGACGGCGTAGCCCTGCATCCCGCGGGGGTTCGCCGCCGCGTGGAGCGTGCCGTTGTCCGGGCGGCGGGCTACGGCGCAGAGCCGGCCGAGGGACCAGTCGCCGGCGCGTTCGATCAGGTGGCCGCGTGCCGTCAGGTCGGCGATGACGTCGTCGCCGAGGCGGTCCTCGACGAGCAGGACGCCGGGGCGGGCCTCGTGCGGGTAGAACGAGCTCGGGAAGTGCACGCTGTGGAACGCGGGCGCGTCGATCGCCGCCTGCAGGTCCGCGCCGCCGAGCAGGTGGTGCAGCAGCAGGCCGAGCTGCCACTGGTCCTGCTGGTCGCCGCCGGGTGAGCCGAACGCGAGCACCGGCTCGTCGTCGCGCATCACCAGGGTCGGGGACAGCGTGGTGCGCGACCGCTTCCCTGGCGCCAGTGTGTTCGGCAGGCCCTCGTCCAGCCAGGCCATCTGCAGCCTGGTGCCGAGGCAGAAGCCGAGCTCGGGGATCACCGGCGACGAGTGCAGCCAGCCGCCGCTCGGCATGGCGGCGACCATGTTTCCCCAGCGGTCGACGACGTCCACGTGCACGGTGTCCGACCGTGCGGTGCCGTCGGCACGCGGCGCCGCGGCGTTCGGCTCGCCGATGCTGCCGTCCGCGGCCACCTCGCCCGCCGCGAACGTCGGCAGCCGCGGAGTGCGGCCGTCCGGCGATCCGGGGCGCAGCGAGTGAGACGCCTCGGCGCCGAGCAACGCACGGCGCTCGGACGCGTAACCGGCGGACAGCAGCGTCGCCAGCGGGACGTCGGACGTGTCGCCGTACCACGCGTCGCGGTCGGCGAACGCGAGCTTCGCGCCCTCCACGACCGTATGCACGTAGTCGGCGCTGCCCGGCGTGACGTCGATGCCCTGCAGCAGGGCGAGCTGCTGTAGCAGCACCGGGCCCTGGCTCCATGCGCCCGCCTTGTACACCCGGTGCCCGGCGAACTCGACGCTCACCGGCTCCTCGTACGTCGGTCGCCAGCCGGCGAGGTCGTCGGTGGTGAGCAGACCCGCGTGGTCGCGGCCGCTGGAGTCGCGCCAGGCGGACGTGGCGAACTTCGCCATCGCCGCCGCCACGAAACCCTCGCTCCAGGAACGGATGGCGGCCTCGATGCCGGCCTCCCGCCCGGCCCCGACCGCACCCTCCGCCTCGACCAGCCGTTCGTACGTGTCGGCAAGCGCGGGGTTGCGGAACACCTGCCCGGCCTTCGGCAGCCCGCTGCCGGGCAGGTAGAGGTCGGCGGAGGTACGCCAGTGCTCACGGAACAGCTGCTCGACGTTGGCGATGTACTCGACCAGCTTCGGCGTCAGCGGGTAGCCGTTGCGGGCGTAGCCGATGGCGTAGGAAATGACGTCGGTCAGCCGCATCGTGCCGTGGTCGCGCAGCAGCGTGAGCCAGCCGACGGTGGCGCCGGGGATCGCGGCGGCGAGCAGGCCGGAGCCCGGCACCATGTCGAGGCCGCGGTCGCGGAACGCCTGTACGGTCGCGGCCGCGGGAGCCGGGCCCTGCGCGCACAACACCGTCGGACGGCGGTCGCCGGCGCGGGCGAAGAGCGCGGGGAGGTCGCCGCCAGGTCCGTTCTGGTGCGGTTCGACGACCTGCAGCACGAAGCCCGCGGCCACGACGGCGTCGAACGCGTTGCCGCCGCGCTCCAGCACGGCCATCCCGGCCGACGCCGGCAGCCAGTGGGTGGACGACACCATGCCGAACGTGCCGGCCAGCTCCGGACGGGTGGTGAAGGTCATCGGCGGATTGCCCCCGTTTCTACGTACGGTCAGAGGTTGAGCAGCTCGTGCACGCCGAGCACGACGTACATCAGCAGCGAGAGGCCGAGGATGGCGTTGACCACGAACCCGTTCCTGAAACCCTTCGGCACCCGCTTCGAGTTCATCAGCCACAGCAGCCCCGCCACCATCGCCGGCATGAACAGCGCGCCGAGCGCGGCGTAGATGAGCACCAGCAGGATCGGCTGGTCGAACAGCAGCATCAACAGTGGCGGGAAGCTCATCCACAGCAGGTAGCCGCGGAACGGCCAGGTGCGCTCTGCCTGGTCGTCGCGCTCCTGCTCCTTGCCCCTGAAGATGTTCACGATGTCGGAGAACACGTAGGCAAGCGCGTTGAACCCGCCCACCAGCGAGCTGAAGACGGCGGAGAAGAACCCGATGAGCAGCAGCCACTTGGCCAGCTCGCCGAACTGCGCCGCGAACGGGTCGGCCAGCGCCAGCAGGCCCTCCTCGTCCTCGATGCTGCGCTCGCTGCCCTGCAGGAACTCCGCCCCGACGATCATCATGGAGAGCATGAAGACGAACGTCATGACGTAGCCGATGACCAGGTCGAGCCGCATCGTGGAGACCCAGCTCGGCCCGGTCCAACCGCGGTCGCGCAGCCAGTAGCCGTACGAGAGCAGGCCGATAGACATGCCGACCCCGCCCATGACGCCGAGCACGTACAGCAGGCCGCCGTCCGGGATGGTCGGTTTGAAGCCGGCCGTCAACACGTCGAGGTCGGGCCTGGTGATGATCGCGGCACCGACGATCGAGACGAACATGACGGCGACGAAGAACGACATCACCTTCTGGAACACGCCGTAGCGACCGATCCAGAGGATCGCCAACCCCGCCACGATGCCGAGCACGGCGCCGAGCCGCACGGAGATCGCCGGGATCAACGCGTGCACGGCCAGCCCCGTTGCGGACGCGATGGCGGCGCCGTAGAAGAAGCCGATGAGGATGGAGTACGCACCGAAGTAGCCGGTAACCCACCGGCTGATCGAGTCGAAGCCACGCAGGGGCGTCTTCCCGGTGGCGAGGTACCAGCGGCCGATCGACTCGGTGCCGGCGAACTTCACCAGGGCGCCGATTATGACCGCCCAGGCGAGCGTGAGCCCGTAGGTGGCACCCAAGGTCAGTGACGAGACCATGTCGCCGGCGCCTACCCCGGCGGCGGCGATCGCGAGGCCCGGCCCGATGACGAGCAAGCCGCGGCGTACGCGCGATCCGCTTGGTGTGCGCTGTTCGCGTTCGACCTGCTCGTCGGCCATGCATCCCCTGTCCGAGGGGCACACCAATGGTGTGTTTGGCTTGTTGGTTGGACCAACTTGTCAGAAGTATCGTTGCTCGCGCAAGACTCGTCGCTGCGGGTGGTGGAGGGCATGACGGACTGGTCGAAGCTGACCCGGGACACGACAACGCTGTGCCAGCACCTGGCCACCGAGCTCGAGCTGATGATCATGCGGGGCGAGCTGCCGCGCGGCGAACGCATCCCGCCGGAACGCGAGCTGGCGGCCACGCTCGGCGTGTCGCGTACGTCCCTGCGGCAGGCTTTGCACGAGCTGCAGCTCAAGGGCCTGCTCGACCGCAGGCCGGGCCGCGGCACCATCGTCGTCGAGCGGCTGCCCTCCGGCCTGGGCGCGGCGCTGTCGTCCGCGCTCGGTGCCGCGGAGCACGACTTCCGCCAGGTGATGGACCTGCGTGCCACGGTCGAGCCGCAGGTCGCCGCCCGGGCGGCGGAGCGCGCCACCCGTCCTGACCTGCGCCGGCTGCGCGAGCTGCTGGCCGAGGCGGAGAGCGAGCCGGCCGCGAGCCGGCTGCTGGACCTGGAGTTCCACCGGGCCGTCGGGGACGCGGCGCACAACCCGCTGGTAGGCGAGCTGATGAACGTGGTCTGCGAATGGGGTAGGTCGTCACGGCGGCTGGGGCTGCAGGGGAAGCGGCGGCGCAACCTGTCGCTGACCGCGCACCGGGAGATCCTGGACGCCATCCAGGCGGGCACAC is a genomic window containing:
- a CDS encoding gamma-glutamyltransferase family protein — translated: MTFTTRPELAGTFGMVSSTHWLPASAGMAVLERGGNAFDAVVAAGFVLQVVEPHQNGPGGDLPALFARAGDRRPTVLCAQGPAPAAATVQAFRDRGLDMVPGSGLLAAAIPGATVGWLTLLRDHGTMRLTDVISYAIGYARNGYPLTPKLVEYIANVEQLFREHWRTSADLYLPGSGLPKAGQVFRNPALADTYERLVEAEGAVGAGREAGIEAAIRSWSEGFVAAAMAKFATSAWRDSSGRDHAGLLTTDDLAGWRPTYEEPVSVEFAGHRVYKAGAWSQGPVLLQQLALLQGIDVTPGSADYVHTVVEGAKLAFADRDAWYGDTSDVPLATLLSAGYASERRALLGAEASHSLRPGSPDGRTPRLPTFAAGEVAADGSIGEPNAAAPRADGTARSDTVHVDVVDRWGNMVAAMPSGGWLHSSPVIPELGFCLGTRLQMAWLDEGLPNTLAPGKRSRTTLSPTLVMRDDEPVLAFGSPGGDQQDQWQLGLLLHHLLGGADLQAAIDAPAFHSVHFPSSFYPHEARPGVLLVEDRLGDDVIADLTARGHLIERAGDWSLGRLCAVARRPDNGTLHAAANPRGMQGYAVGR
- a CDS encoding divalent metal cation transporter; protein product: MADEQVEREQRTPSGSRVRRGLLVIGPGLAIAAAGVGAGDMVSSLTLGATYGLTLAWAVIIGALVKFAGTESIGRWYLATGKTPLRGFDSISRWVTGYFGAYSILIGFFYGAAIASATGLAVHALIPAISVRLGAVLGIVAGLAILWIGRYGVFQKVMSFFVAVMFVSIVGAAIITRPDLDVLTAGFKPTIPDGGLLYVLGVMGGVGMSIGLLSYGYWLRDRGWTGPSWVSTMRLDLVIGYVMTFVFMLSMMIVGAEFLQGSERSIEDEEGLLALADPFAAQFGELAKWLLLIGFFSAVFSSLVGGFNALAYVFSDIVNIFRGKEQERDDQAERTWPFRGYLLWMSFPPLLMLLFDQPILLVLIYAALGALFMPAMVAGLLWLMNSKRVPKGFRNGFVVNAILGLSLLMYVVLGVHELLNL
- a CDS encoding FCD domain-containing protein gives rise to the protein MTDWSKLTRDTTTLCQHLATELELMIMRGELPRGERIPPERELAATLGVSRTSLRQALHELQLKGLLDRRPGRGTIVVERLPSGLGAALSSALGAAEHDFRQVMDLRATVEPQVAARAAERATRPDLRRLRELLAEAESEPAASRLLDLEFHRAVGDAAHNPLVGELMNVVCEWGRSSRRLGLQGKRRRNLSLTAHREILDAIQAGTPDAAEAAMAEHLRSIGELVGAELADSGKSPGRRTA